A window of Sutcliffiella cohnii contains these coding sequences:
- a CDS encoding methyl-accepting chemotaxis protein, with protein sequence MTKLKKLSFATKSILITTLLLLLVGTVLMVSSIQIQRNVLVAELEKQTEALATRWADEIETTIVQAASQASSYEDPAQQELTSLFDYISSTNPNVAQAYIFSTELVDGNSSKIIAIPSHLIEALKEFNIGAGDIYEHPAVVVQSIKELNETNRITFSPVYEDELGTWVTVLYPISNQSGDSFAFFAIDVDASMVKDGTSEFIFKSLIILIPAIIVIIVVQIIGIRMLFKPLRHLMDGINEMKNGNLNIDLPTRADDLGEMNEAFNEMALQLKTMMNKIGETSNTVLHSSELVKKVSEQSIDTSTVVSENINKMTAGVQSQEKSVMESAGAMGQIASEIEAIANSSQDISLLSKDMERYAHDGLTSIQSVVEQMRTINNTVKESSDVINTLKVRSDEISSILEVITSISAQTNLLALNAAIEAARAGEHGKGFAVVAQEVRKLAEESNQSTSKIEKIIEQIQADTNNAVTSMEKGTLEAEKGSEIANQTGEIFHVMKQFTDQISAQIESVSSATQEISAGTEEVTASVEELTIIAHQNADFTSDIEKSTTEQLLSINELSDAAKELHDLAVELKTTMAKFNATN encoded by the coding sequence TTGACTAAACTTAAAAAACTATCTTTTGCGACAAAGTCTATACTAATTACAACGTTGTTATTATTGCTTGTTGGTACAGTATTAATGGTAAGCAGTATCCAAATTCAACGAAATGTGTTAGTAGCCGAATTAGAGAAGCAAACAGAGGCGCTAGCAACTCGTTGGGCGGATGAAATTGAAACTACTATTGTTCAAGCGGCATCTCAAGCTTCTAGTTATGAAGATCCAGCGCAACAAGAGTTAACTTCATTATTTGATTACATCTCATCAACTAATCCAAATGTTGCACAAGCATATATTTTCAGTACAGAGCTAGTCGATGGTAATTCTTCCAAAATTATTGCAATCCCCTCGCACTTAATAGAGGCGTTAAAAGAATTTAATATAGGGGCTGGCGATATATACGAACATCCAGCAGTTGTCGTTCAATCGATAAAAGAATTAAATGAAACAAATCGTATTACGTTTTCCCCAGTGTACGAGGATGAATTAGGTACTTGGGTTACTGTTCTTTATCCAATAAGTAACCAATCAGGGGATTCGTTTGCTTTTTTCGCCATTGATGTAGATGCGAGTATGGTAAAGGATGGTACAAGTGAATTTATTTTTAAATCTCTCATTATCCTAATACCAGCAATTATCGTTATTATCGTTGTACAAATTATCGGAATTCGTATGCTATTTAAACCGTTACGCCATCTTATGGATGGAATTAACGAGATGAAAAATGGCAACTTGAACATTGACTTGCCAACGAGAGCCGATGATTTAGGAGAAATGAACGAAGCGTTTAATGAAATGGCACTACAGTTAAAAACGATGATGAATAAAATTGGGGAAACGTCCAATACGGTATTACACTCTTCTGAATTAGTTAAAAAAGTTAGTGAACAATCAATTGATACTTCTACGGTTGTAAGTGAAAACATTAATAAAATGACAGCCGGTGTTCAATCGCAAGAAAAGTCTGTAATGGAATCGGCGGGAGCGATGGGACAAATTGCTTCTGAAATTGAAGCAATCGCGAACTCCTCTCAAGATATATCATTATTATCGAAAGATATGGAAAGATACGCTCATGACGGCTTAACGTCTATTCAAAGTGTCGTGGAGCAAATGCGAACGATTAATAACACTGTAAAAGAATCTAGCGACGTTATTAATACATTGAAAGTACGTTCCGATGAAATTAGTAGTATTTTAGAGGTAATAACTAGTATTTCAGCTCAGACAAACCTTCTAGCGTTGAATGCGGCGATTGAGGCTGCCAGAGCAGGAGAACATGGAAAAGGTTTTGCTGTAGTAGCCCAAGAAGTTCGAAAGCTTGCAGAAGAATCTAACCAATCTACTAGTAAAATAGAAAAAATTATTGAACAAATTCAAGCAGATACGAATAATGCGGTCACATCGATGGAAAAAGGAACATTGGAGGCAGAAAAGGGATCCGAAATTGCTAATCAAACTGGTGAAATTTTTCACGTAATGAAGCAGTTCACCGATCAAATATCTGCGCAAATTGAAAGTGTTTCTAGTGCAACGCAAGAAATATCAGCAGGCACAGAAGAAGTTACTGCATCTGTTGAGGAGTTAACAATAATAGCTCATCAAAACGCTGATTTTACTTCTGATATTGAAAAGAGTACAACGGAACAGCTACTATCCATCAATGAGTTATCAGATGCAGCTAAGGAGTTACACGATTTAGCGGTAGAATTAAAAACAACGATGGCTAAATTTAACGCTACTAATTAG
- a CDS encoding spore coat protein, whose amino-acid sequence MNNIIKKLMGMGGMTDTVIATDFLVSTKAAVRNLAFAITETTTPELKKVLREELRNAVKTHEAISNYMIKKGVYHPSNLEEQIKVDMQITETALTLTEK is encoded by the coding sequence ATGAATAACATAATAAAAAAATTAATGGGGATGGGCGGCATGACAGACACGGTTATTGCTACAGATTTCCTCGTCTCTACAAAGGCTGCTGTTAGAAACTTAGCTTTCGCCATTACCGAAACAACTACTCCAGAATTAAAGAAAGTACTGCGTGAGGAATTAAGAAATGCGGTGAAGACACATGAGGCGATTTCCAATTACATGATTAAAAAAGGAGTCTATCACCCGTCTAATCTGGAAGAACAAATAAAAGTAGATATGCAAATAACAGAAACTGCATTAACACTAACCGAAAAATAA
- a CDS encoding spore coat protein translates to MSEQKAELAFHETMDTHEMVNFKTICLMKTKLMQGVCFDNDLKKLMDKDIEQSMQALKELQTLYRGTRTDYQHES, encoded by the coding sequence ATGTCTGAACAAAAAGCTGAACTAGCGTTTCACGAAACGATGGACACGCACGAAATGGTTAATTTTAAAACAATTTGTTTAATGAAAACGAAACTAATGCAAGGAGTATGCTTTGATAACGATTTAAAAAAATTGATGGATAAAGATATAGAGCAATCTATGCAAGCACTTAAAGAATTACAGACACTTTATAGAGGGACACGTACCGATTATCAACATGAAAGCTGA
- a CDS encoding spore coat protein, translating to MNEDYLDPKYAEGMPKMADSAIAVDLLLSIKTGIRYYAVTLTETANPELRNVLYNQMERAIDLHSEVTELMLEKGWLYPRDLGKQMELDWKAADMALAIGEMNLFPIDTDRLGTFATPNK from the coding sequence ATGAACGAAGATTATTTAGATCCTAAGTATGCAGAAGGAATGCCGAAAATGGCAGACTCTGCAATCGCTGTTGATCTGCTATTATCGATTAAAACAGGGATAAGATACTACGCAGTTACCTTAACAGAAACTGCGAATCCAGAATTACGGAATGTTTTATATAACCAGATGGAACGAGCTATTGATTTACATAGTGAAGTTACCGAGCTGATGTTAGAAAAAGGATGGTTATATCCACGTGATTTAGGAAAACAAATGGAATTGGATTGGAAAGCGGCAGATATGGCGTTAGCAATTGGGGAAATGAACCTTTTCCCTATCGATACGGATCGGTTAGGAACGTTTGCAACACCTAATAAGTAA